In the genome of Cercospora beticola chromosome 2, complete sequence, one region contains:
- a CDS encoding uncharacterized protein (BUSCO:EOG092608GK), translating to MSFLFKSSKKGGSGPVASSNAPSLHAVREHTPRDAGAPSQIPTLNGHQSNGAKPGSPTPPQSVNNSLNSISGFEKPSPQARPADERIQAPRDDGPRPEQKSLRERRETSQDAVGQRTPLQQTRPSQDASPYPWSQRRLNFTVTHANPFPRYGAAVNSSSSKDGSIYLMGGLINGSTVKGDLWMVECGAAGMGSMTCFPVATTSEGPGPRVGHASLLVGNAFIVFGGDTKMDEGDQLDDTLYLLNTSTKQWSRALPAGPRPPGRYGHTLNILGSKIYIFGGQVEGYFFNDLVAFDLNALQQATNKWEILIQNTIDGGPPHGQIPPARTNHTMITWQDRLYLFGGTDGIHWYNDVWSYSPHTNTWSQLDCIGYIPAAREGHAAALVGDVMYIFGGRNEEGNDLGDLAAFRISSRRWYTFQNMGPSPSPRSGHSMTTVGKSIVVLAGEPSSAPRDPVELGLAYFLDTAKIRYPPDATSGTPPSGRRPSGERAGSLSNIRGPGPGQRAELMDRERSGSAGENRIRSPDSGSRLPRPGQPPPSGPPPQAPGQVRQIGPPATTRQPTRPAERALSPTNESIRPQQRFDSVAAIAGSAAARNSPVPKDRSMPTSPTFERDQTTAPPQAEEQIRSKPETYTPSQELPGSFPQTPGLESRNESRTGSRSTSRQAQNRYEEPSRPSVDNEPLSRVRKISEEHERPQDSGLGSSPALTSQYEELARELELIKQKNAWYASELALARKSGYQARSTESPVFDESSKQTFNDDDKPLIEALLKMRGELAKMQETIEEQSNNAATRVAEIERQRDTAINEAVFAKARLAGSGGSQPDGETKQMDRDNDISRRLAASLEAQSELKRQIDTLIQGAEAERKARELAEDTANAAQKRVLELDQYRQQHASEVESLRSELHEAQKAHREAAASHTEILTQHKILEVDKNELRQKLESMTNQGSTQTEMLASLEKAVQASKEKADLLQQQLDDARGSRDELESSLRELKSQHDQRVGELESTSRRLREAEELAEKHAEEARTHREAVMSGLQQVTSRDVGANGVQDERVEILQKQVETAQAQVRQNQAAADAASEKLRRAEERIAGLESYQEQASREGLSIRKQLQVAMKENQALGSEKAELEQKLERHMLETNALSVQHASLKDILNERGISAADKRRSRGLDSPGSNRFSTPDTSRVREMEQQLEAQAKNHEDLKQQFEEVSGRSDKMKREYEEKLAALDNDHQAAVKYLRGTEKMLSKMKQEMQRVKNENADLSKKLTKAKEDMESSARSTPATERKNEDWEGERQKLKQEVSAVQTKLQGSIDDLESRITKMQEQLRTTEQELSQSKTSQSTAQTELENLRSTIESSKADMERLQKENALLEERARDAENKVQLLLDQVESSVDNYRRQSRMRSPGGTPTLNGVVHQRAPSVSESSVDAGELPEHLKSHSRQISTGGDSTYSASDSATGNEGRNSMALDSLASELDALRTHWETTNKNYRLSDRFDYDKTPTTAGPNTAGGNSSLMDWRRGLELDDDDDNATRPGTSDGSKKSKSPDAQRKPSVDEPTPTATPRLGVAGGML from the exons ATGTCCTTCTTGTTCAAATCGTCCAAGAAGGGCGGGTCCGGTCCTGTCGCCAGCTCCAATGCGCCGTCATTACACGCCGTCCGAGAGCATACCCCCAGAGATGCCGGCGCACCCAGCCAAATACCTACGCTGAACGGCCACCAGTCCAATGGCGCGAAGCCAGGCTCACCTACACCTCCGCAGAGCGTGAACAACAGTTTGAACTCAATATCGGGCTTCGAAAAGCCCTCGCCGCAAGCACGGCCGGCCGATGAGCGGATCCAAGCGCCTCGAGACGATGGCCCGCGGCCAGAGCAAAAGTCACTGCGTGAGAGAAGAGAAACGAGCCAGGATGCA GTGGGCCAGAGGACGCCTCTGCAACAAACGCGCCCTTCACAGGACGCATCGCCCTATCCGTGGTCGCAGCGCCGTCTGAACTTCACAGTTACACACGCGAACCCCTTCCCACGCTATGGCGCTGCAGTCAATTCCAGCTCGAGCAAAGATGGTTCAATATATCTCATGGGCGGACTCATCAATGGTAGTACCGTTAAGGGCGATCTATGGATGGTTGAGTGCGGCGCCGCTGGGATGGGAAGCATGACCTGTTTTCCTGTTGCGACCACGAGCGAAGGGCCAGGGCCACGTGTGGGACATGCGAGCTTGTTAGTCGGCAATGCCTTCATTGTATTTGGTGGAGACACCAAAATGGACGAGGGCGACCAGCTGGACGACACGCTGTATCTCCTCAATACAT CCACGAAGCAATGGTCAAGAGCGTTACCTGCTGGACCGCGTCCGCCCGGACGATACGGGCATACATTGAACATTCTTGGCAGCAAGATTTACATCTTTGGAGGTCAGGTGGAAGGCTACTTTTTTAATGATCTGGTAGCCTTCGACCTGAATGCTCTACAGCAAGCAACGAACAAATGGGAAATCCTCATCCAAAACACGATCGATGGTGGTCCACCACATGGCCAAATCCCGCCAGCCCGTACAAACCACACAATGATCACCTGGCAAGATCGGCTATATCTCTTCGGAGGAACAGATGGCATTCACTGGTACAACGATGTCTGGTCATACTCCCCGCACACCAACACGTGGTCGCAACTAGACTGCATCGGCTATATTCCAGCAGCACGTGAAGGACACGCCGCGGCACTTGTTGGCGATGTCATGTACATCTTCGGCGGACGAAATGAGGAAGGCAATGATCTGGGAGATCTGGCAGCATTCCGCATCAGCTCGCGCAGATGGTACACCTTCCAAAACATGGGTCCGAGCCCCAGTCCCAGATCAGGCCACAGCATGACCACTGTCGGAAAGTCCATTGTCGTTCTGGCCGGTGAGCCCAGCAGTGCGCCTCGTGACCCAGTCGAGCTCGGTCTGGCCTACTTTCTCGACACTGCGAAGATTAGATATCCTCCTGACGCGACGTCTGGCACTCCACCATCGGGTAGGCGACCGAGCGGCGAGAGAGCAGGGTCGCTAAGCAACATTCGAGGCCCGGGCCCAGGTCAGAGAGCAGAGCTGATGGATCGCGAGAGGAGTGGGAGTGCTGGAGAGAACCGCATTCGGTCACCAGATAGCGGGTCAAGACTTCCACGACCGGGACAACCACCACCTTCTGGCCCGCCACCCCAAGCGCCGGGACAAGTTCGTCAGATCGGCCCACCCGCGACCACACGGCAGCCCACACGACCTGCGGAGAGGGCACTCAGCCCTACGAATGAGAGCATCCGACCTCAGCAACGCTTTGATAGCGTGGCTGCAATCGCAGGATCTGCAGCGGCTCGCAATTCTCCTGTTCCGAAAGATCGATCTATGCCTACTTCGCCCACTTTCGAGAGAGATCAGACTACCGCGCCACCACAAGCAGAGGAGCAGATACGATCGAAACCCGAAACCTATACTCCTTCGCAAGAGCTGCCTGGATCGTTCCCACAGACTCCTGGTCTGGAGTCACGCAACGAGTCACGAACTGGGTCAAGAAGTACGTCTCGACAAGCGCAAAACCGTTACGAGGAGCCATCACGGCCTTCTGTTGATAATGAGCCACTCTCTCGCGTGCGCAAGATCTCAGAAGAACATGAGAGGCCACAAGATTCTGGACTTGGTTCATCGCCGGCATTGACCTCGCAGTATGAAGAGTTGGCTAGAGAGCTCGAACTGATCAAGCAAAAGAATGCCTGGTATGCCTCCGAGCTGGCTCTGGCGAGGAAATCCGGTTACCAGGCGCGATCCACGGAGTCACCTGTCTTTGACGAGAGCAGCAAGCAAACTTTCAATGATGATGACAAGCCTTTAATCGAGGCCTTGCTGAAGATGCGCGGCGAATTGGCGAAAATGCAGGAGACgatcgaagagcagagcaacAACGCAGCCACACGAGTCGCTGAGATTGAGCGGCAACGGGACACCGCAATCAATGAGGCTGTGTTTGCAAAGGCGAGACTGGCGGGGTCAGGGGGCTCCCAACCAGACGGCGAAACGAAGCAGATGGATCGTGATAACGATATTAGCCGTCGACTTGCAGCGTCCCTCGAAGCGCAAAGCGAGCTGAAGCGTCAAATTGACACCTTAATCCAAGGAGCTGAGGCTGAGAGAAAGGCACGGGAACTCGCCGAGGATACTGCCAACGCTGCGCAGAAACGAGTCTTGGAGCTTGATCAGTATAGGCAACAGCACGCTTCCGAGGTTGAGAGCCTGCGCTCTGAGCTGCACGAAGCGCAAAAGGCACATCgtgaagctgcagcaagcCACACGGAAATCCTGACACAACATAAGATTCTCGAGGTGGACAAGAACGAGCTCCGGCAAAAGCTGGAATCCATGACAAACCAAGGCAGCACTCAGACCGAAATGCTTGCATCGTTGGAGAAGGCTGTGCAGGCCTCCAAGGAGAAAGCAGACTTATTGCAACAACAGCTTGACGACGCACGCGGCAGTCGGGACGAGCTCGAGTCCAGCCTGCGCGAACTGAAATCTCAGCACGATCAGCGCGTCGGAGAGTTGGAGAGCACCTCGAGACGCCTGCGGGAAGCTGAAGAGCTAGCCGAGAAGCATGCCGAGGAGGCTCGCACGCACCGCGAAGCTGTCATGAGTGGTCTGCAGCAAGTCACAAGCCGCGACGTGGGAGCCAACGGTGTGCAGGACGAGCGTGTTGAGATCCTGCAAAAGCAAGTCGAGACTGCGCAAGCCCAGGTCCGACAGAATCAAGCAGCTGCCGATGCTGCTTCTGAGAAACTGCGACGAGCAGAGGAGCGCATTGCGGGTCTTGAGTCGTATCAAGAACAAGCCAGCCGCGAGGGTCTCTCCATCCGGAAGCAATTGCAGGTTGCGATGAAGGAGAACCAGGCTCTTGGCAGTGAAAAggcagagctggagcagaagctggagagacaTATGCTGGAGACGAACGCTTTGTCTGTGCAACACGCCTCTCTCAAGGATATACTCAACGAGCGTGGCATCAGCGCTGCAGATAAGAGGCGATCACGAGGACTGGACTCGCCAGGCAGCAACAGATTCAGCACTCCTGACACCTCTCGAGTTCGAGAAATGGAGCAGCAACTCGAAGCTCAAGCTAAGAACCACGAAGACTTGAAGCAGCAATTTGAGGAAGTCAGCGGCCGAAGCGACAAGATGAAACGCGAATACGAGGAGAAGCTTGCGGCTCTTGACAACGACCATCAAGCTGCAGTCAAGTATCTTCGTGGCACGGAGAAAATGCTTTCTAAGATGAAGCAGGAAATGCAACGTGTCAAGAATGAGAACGCTGATCTGAGCAAGAAGCTAACCAAGGCCAAGGAAGACATGGAGTCGAGCGCCAGAAGCACTCCAGCGACTGAGCGTAAGAACGAAGATTGGGAGGGCGAGCGTCAGAAACTCAAGCAAGAAGTCTCGGCTGTGCAGACTAAACTACAAGGGTCAATTGACGATCTCGAGAGCCGTATCACGAAGATGCAGGAACAGCTTCGCACGACCGAACAAGAGCTTTCGCAAAGCAAGACATCGCAAAGCACTGCGCAGACTGAGCTCGAGAACTTGCGATCGACGATTGAGAGTTCCAAGGCCGACATGGAGCGATTGCAGAAGGAGAATGCCTTGCTCGAAGAACGAGCTCGCGACGCTGAGAACAAAGTGCAACTATTGCTGGATCAGGTTGAGTCGAGTGTCGACAATTATCGCAGGCAATCGAGGATGCGCAGCCCAGGTGGCACACCCACACTCAATGGCGTGGTGCACCAACGTGCTCCTAGCGTGAGCGAGTCGAGCGTCGATGCTGGTGAACTGCCTGAGCATCTGAAGAGTCATTCACGACAGATCTCCACAGGCGGCGATTCGACCTACTCCGCTTCCGACTCTGCAACCGGCAACGAGGGTCGCAACTCCATGGCTCTCGATTCCCTTGCCTCCGAGCTTGACGCTCTGCGGACACACTGGGAGACGACGAACAAGAACTATCGTCTATCTGATCGCTTTGATTATGACAAGACGCCAACCACAGCCGGACCTAACACGGCGGGTGGCAACAGCAGTCTTATGGACTGGAGAAGAGGGCTGGAactcgatgatgacgacgataaTGCTACACGACCCGGCACCTCGGACGGctccaagaagagcaagagcccGGACGCACAACGAAAGCCTAGTGTGGACGAACCCACACCCACTGCTACACCGCGGCTCGGTGTGGCAGGCGGAATGCTGTAA